Proteins found in one Acanthopagrus latus isolate v.2019 chromosome 3, fAcaLat1.1, whole genome shotgun sequence genomic segment:
- the gpr186 gene encoding G protein-coupled receptor 186 → MILNASDVGWDESSGTDPFFPLDQMDSPPPYEVPPLTVWGIALCVSGTLIATENAVVVTTILATPSLRAPVFLLLASLGLADLLAGVALVLHFLFLFCVEPSDWSELLTSGLLVTSLTASLCSLMGVALDRYLSLSHALTYGSSQSRHRAAILLLLVWLGACIIGAGPAMGWHCLDNPNSCSVARPLTRTYLSLLCGGFLVVVMVTLQLYVGICRVARRHAHAIATQRHFLPANQSYASKHGRGKGFSRLILVLSVFVGCWMPFSLWGLLGDASSPPLYTYATLVPAAGSSLLNPILYSLRNKDIRKVLLQACCPHRYTQNTHIHYPVDV, encoded by the coding sequence ATGATCCTGAACGCCTCTGACGTAGGCTGGGATGAGTCATCGGGCACAGACCCCTTCTTCCCTCTGGACCAGATGGACAGTCCACCTCCATATGAAGTCCCGCCCCTCACAGTGTGGGGCATCGCCCTGTGTGTTTCGGGAACCCTCATTGCCACTGAAAATGCAGTAGTGGTCACCACCATCTTGGCCACACCGTCTCTCCGCGCCcctgttttcctgctgctggCTAGCCTCGGGTTGGCTGATCTCCTGGCGGGCGTCGCTCTGGTGCtgcacttcctcttcctgttctgcGTGGAGCCCAGTGATTGGTCAGAGTTGCTGACCTCTGGACTGCTGGTGACGTCGCTGACTGCCTCACTCTGTAGCCTGATGGGTGTCGCTTTGGACCGATACCTGTCTTTGAGCCACGCCCTCACCTACGGCTCAAGCCAATCACGTCACAGAGCCGccatcctcctgctgctggtctggTTGGGTGCATGCATCATCGGGGCGGGGCCTGCGATGGGATGGCACTGTCTCGATAATCCAAACTCCTGTTCTGTAGCACGACCTCTGACCCGGACATACCTATCACTGCTGTGTGGTGGCTTCCTGGTGGTCGTAATGGTGACCCTACAATTGTACGTCGGGATCTGCCGCGTGGCAAGGCGGCATGCCCATGCCATCGCAACCCAGAGGCACTTTCTCCCTGCCAACCAATCATATGCAAGCAAACATGGCCGTGGGAAAGGCTTCTCTCGGCTGATCCTGgtgctcagtgtgtttgtgggctgctggATGCCTTTCTCGCTTTGGGGGCTGCTGGGAGACGCGTCCAGCCCTCCTCTCTACACCTATGCCACCTTGGTGCCGGCGGCAGGCAGCTCGCTGCTGAACCCGATACTCTACAGTTTGAGAAACAAGGACATTCGCAAAGTGCTGCTCCAGGCCTGCTGCCcccacagatacacacaaaacacacacatacactaccCTGTTGATGTGTAG
- the cd164l2 gene encoding CD164 sialomucin-like 2 protein, with protein sequence MQQLVLKVLCSTLLLVAVVPTVYSQSDCSQADSCDLCVGDSMLNLTGCVWRLCPNGNDTGTCVIDDGNSADNSMNCSWTRVSDLCTVVETVAEGGGDGDSGDGSNTSSPPQFSQAKFDMSSFIGGIILVLCVQAGGLLAMRFLKSKEQSSYDPIEQPQ encoded by the exons ATGCAGCAGCTGGTACTGAAGGTCCTCTGCTCCACACTGCTGCTTGTTGCAGTGGTGCCCACTGTGTACTCACAGTCAG ATTGTTCTCAAGCCGACTCATGTGACCTGTGCGTTGGAGACTCCATGCTCAACCTGACTGGCTGTGTCTGGAGGCTCTGTCCAAacg GTAATGACACAGGCACGTGTGTGATTGACGACGGCAACTCAGCAGACAACTCCATGAACTGTAGCTGGACCAGAGTGTCTGACCTGTGCACAG TTGTCGAGACTGTagctgaaggaggaggggaCGGTGACTCGG GTGACGGAAGCAACACCAGCTCACCCCCACAGTTCTCCCAGGCCAAGTTTGACATGTCCAGTTTCATCGGGGGAATCATACTGGTGCTGTGCGTGCAGGCAGGCGGTCTCCTTGCCATGCGCTTCCTCAAATCCAAAGAGCAGAGCAGCTATGACCccat agagcagccacagtga
- the sytl1 gene encoding synaptotagmin-like protein 1, with the protein MEEEQVDPSLDLSHLTDEEQSTILQVLQRDSELRRLDEGRVRILEEKETDPTRLRSLSGAWFTEERSKRHRSRSGSSLVGATIRHRKTKNRDVALTELFNGEREETSHSGNTSPEAERRLKDSKDEESSDGMSEQSFKPKPAPRTKSPAAQVLNQRHNSTSSKESEWRSNGHAEEPEDDFDGHNGETDSLSSSLTEPEPESSLKTSSSTGSLQSGYTLSGSMMSLFSSGDFGVVEVRGRIQFSLVYDTQKEELHVKVYRCEDIASARKNRSDPYVKAYLLPDKSSHSKKKTSVKKKTLNPVYDQMLRYKVRIGELRSRTLNLSVWHAEPLGRNVFLGEVEVSLGLWDWTCSQPLWQDLQPRVHVSPDSINSRGIIVLSIKFIPDGYEGGGLPLTGELHIWLREAQGLLSSKGGPIDSFVRSYILPDASRQSGQKTRMAKRSISPTYNHTMVYDGFHTSDLREACAELTVWQREGLKTHVLGGIRLSCGTGQSYGEAVSWMDSTEEEVAVWTSMIENPNHWIDTSLPIRTNLAHRSD; encoded by the exons atggaggaggagcaggttgACCCTTCTCTTGACTTGAGCCATCTGACAGATGAGGAGCAATCCACCATCCTGCAGGTCTTACAGCGTGATTCGGAGTTGCGTCGTCTTGACGAAGGACGTGTAAG GATCCTcgaggagaaagagacagaccCGACGCGTCTGCGCTCTCTGTCGGGAGCATGGTTCACGGAAGAGCGCAGCAAACGCCACCGCAGCCGGTCGGGCAGCTCCCTCGTCGGCGCCACCATACGTCACAGGAAGACAAAGAACAGAG ATGTGGCCCTGACTGAGCTGTTCAATGGCGAGAGAGAGGAAACCTCCCACAGCGGCAACACGTCTCCTGAGGCTGAGAGAAGACTGAAGGACAGCAAAGACGAGgagagcagtgatggaat GAGTGAACAAAGTTTTAAACCGAAGCCTGCACCCAGAACAAAAAGCCCTGCAGCACAG GTTCTCAATCAAAGACATAATTCCACATCATCCAAAG AGTCTGAATGGAGAAGTAACGGCCATGCAGAGGAACCTGAG gatGACTTTGACGGTCACAACGGGGAAACTGACTCTCTGAGCAGCAGCCTgacagagccagagccagaaaGCTCTCTGAAaaccagcagctccactggcAGCCTTCAATCAGGCTACACG CTCAGTGGAAGCATGATGAGTCTGTTCAGCTCGGGGGATTTTGGAGTGGTGGAGGTGAGGGGCCGCATCCAATTCTCATTGGTTTACGACACCCAGAAGGaggagctgcatgtcaaagtgtaCCGCTGCGAGGACATCGCATCGGCACGCAAGAACCGCTCAGACCC ATATGTGAAAGCCTATCTCTTACCTGACAAGTCGAGTCACAGTAAGAAGAAAACgtcagtgaagaagaagacactAAACCCGGTCTATGACCAGATGctcaga TATAAAGTGCGGATCGGAGAGCTGCGTAGCCGGACCTTAAACCTGTCTGTGTGGCACGCCGAGCCCCTGGGGAGGAATGTGTTTcttggggaggtggaggtgtcaCTGGGCCTCTGGGACTGGACCTGCAGTCAGCCGCTGTGGCAGGACCTGCAGCCACGG GTTCATGTGAGTCCAGACTCCATCAACAGCCGCGGGATTATCGTGCTTTCTATTAAGTTCATCCCAGATGGATACGAGG GTGGTGGTCTGCCTCTGACAGGAGAGCTTCACATCTGGCTTCGGGAGGCTCAAGGTCTCCTGTCCAGCAAAGGGGGCCCAATAGACTCTTTTGTCCGCAG CTACATACTGCCAGACGCCAGTCGGCAGAGTGGTCAGAAGACGCGGATGGCCAAGCGCTCCATCAGCCCTACCTACAACCACACCATGGTGTATGATGGCTTCCACACCAGCGACCTGAGGGAGGCCTGCGCTGAGCTGACTGTCTGGCAGCGCGAAGGGTTAAAAACGCACGTCCTAGGAGGGATTCGTCTGAGCTGTGGAACTG GTCAGAGTTACGGGGAGGCTGTCAGCTGGATGGactccacagaggaggaggtcgCCGTGTGGACCTCCATGATCGAAAACCCAAACCACTGGATCGACACATCACTGCCAATCAGAACTAACCTTGCGCACCGGTCGGACTGA